The Acidobacteriota bacterium genome has a window encoding:
- a CDS encoding NAD(P)-dependent glycerol-3-phosphate dehydrogenase: MKNVAIIGAGSWGTALALVAARAGQVVKLWAHSREVVEALHHHRENTVYLPGFVLPNKIEPVAELDAALHGAEIVVTVVPSHVCRAVYTQLAPHAQPHMIFANATKGLEIETQQRMEEVVSATLQPRFAPRYVMLSGPSFAHEVARDEPCAIVAAARESAAAAAVQAAFAAPRFRVYTNDDVIGVELGGALKNVMALATGAVNGLGLGYNSAAALVTRGLAEMTRLAVAMGGRSETLAGLAGLGDLVLTCFGQLSRNRRVGFELGRGRTLTEILSETRAVAEGVKTAQAAYLLAQRLNVEMPITTGVYQMLYEGKTPRELELELMERPLKAET, translated from the coding sequence ATGAAAAACGTCGCCATCATCGGAGCAGGCAGTTGGGGCACCGCGCTGGCCCTGGTCGCCGCGCGCGCGGGCCAGGTGGTCAAGCTCTGGGCGCACAGCCGCGAAGTTGTCGAAGCGCTACATCATCATCGTGAAAACACCGTTTACTTGCCCGGCTTCGTGCTGCCAAACAAGATCGAACCCGTGGCCGAATTGGACGCGGCTTTGCACGGAGCGGAAATCGTCGTGACGGTCGTGCCGTCGCACGTCTGCCGCGCGGTCTATACGCAACTCGCGCCGCACGCCCAGCCGCACATGATCTTTGCCAATGCCACCAAGGGCCTTGAGATTGAAACGCAACAGCGGATGGAAGAAGTTGTGAGCGCGACGTTGCAACCGCGCTTTGCGCCGCGTTACGTCATGCTGTCGGGGCCGAGCTTCGCCCACGAAGTCGCGCGCGATGAACCGTGCGCCATCGTCGCGGCTGCGCGTGAAAGCGCCGCCGCCGCCGCCGTGCAAGCAGCCTTTGCCGCGCCGCGCTTTCGCGTTTACACCAACGATGATGTGATTGGCGTTGAGCTGGGCGGCGCGCTCAAAAATGTCATGGCGCTTGCCACCGGCGCGGTGAATGGGCTGGGGCTGGGCTACAATAGCGCGGCGGCGCTGGTGACGCGAGGGCTGGCCGAAATGACGCGGCTGGCCGTGGCAATGGGTGGACGGTCTGAAACACTGGCGGGCTTGGCGGGCTTGGGCGATTTGGTGCTGACCTGCTTCGGCCAATTGTCGCGCAACCGCCGCGTCGGGTTTGAATTGGGACGCGGGCGCACACTGACTGAAATTTTGAGTGAGACACGCGCAGTCGCCGAAGGCGTCAAGACAGCACAAGCGGCCTATTTGTTGGCCCAGCGGCTAAACGTCGAGATGCCGATTACCACAGGCGTTTATCAAATGTTGTATGAAGGTAAGACGCCGCGCGAATTGGAACTGGAATTGATGGAGCGCCCACTCAAAGCCGAAACATAA